One segment of Thermus oshimai DSM 12092 DNA contains the following:
- a CDS encoding aminotransferase class III-fold pyridoxal phosphate-dependent enzyme, whose product MDLKALHKKHVLTPWVAQKPLDPPLVVRGEGVWLWDQGGRRYLDLSSGLVAVNLGHAHPKVAQAIGEQAATLAYAAPSLFHDKRALLAQALSEIAPWPEGARVFFTPSGTEANEDAIKFVRHLTGRFKILAAYRSFHGATMGSAALTGENRRWPAEPAMPGVVHFFAPYPYRSPFYTEDPKEEVKRALDHLERVLLHEDPKRVAAIFLEPVVGSNGVIVYPEGYLEGVRAICDRYGILLVFDEVMTGFGRVGAAFAAERFGVVPDLITFAKGVTSAYVPLGGVLVREGLAQAFDETPLPTGHTYAGHPLAVAAGLAALRAYQEEGLFERARRMEPFFREALSALLAHPWVGEVRGLGAFYGVELVQDRETKEPLSPWHAPFSPPMQALLKALFAEGVYLLAKHNLLVVAPPLTITEEEFLEGVERLGRALRRVEAEVVR is encoded by the coding sequence ATGGACCTCAAGGCCCTCCACAAGAAGCACGTCCTCACCCCCTGGGTGGCCCAGAAGCCCCTGGACCCTCCCCTGGTGGTCCGGGGGGAAGGGGTTTGGCTTTGGGACCAGGGGGGTCGGCGCTACCTGGACCTTTCCAGCGGTCTGGTGGCCGTGAACCTGGGGCACGCCCACCCCAAGGTGGCCCAGGCCATCGGCGAGCAGGCGGCCACCCTGGCCTACGCCGCCCCGAGCCTCTTCCACGACAAAAGGGCCCTTCTCGCCCAGGCCCTTTCGGAGATTGCCCCCTGGCCGGAAGGGGCGCGGGTCTTCTTCACCCCCTCGGGCACCGAGGCCAACGAGGACGCCATAAAGTTTGTCCGGCACCTCACGGGCCGGTTTAAGATCCTCGCCGCCTACCGCTCCTTCCACGGGGCCACCATGGGCTCCGCTGCGCTTACGGGGGAGAACCGGCGCTGGCCCGCGGAGCCCGCCATGCCTGGGGTGGTCCACTTCTTCGCCCCCTACCCCTACCGGAGCCCCTTCTACACCGAAGATCCCAAGGAGGAGGTGAAGAGGGCCCTGGACCACCTGGAAAGGGTCCTCCTCCACGAGGACCCCAAGCGGGTGGCGGCCATCTTCCTGGAGCCCGTGGTGGGGTCCAACGGGGTCATCGTCTACCCCGAGGGGTACTTGGAAGGGGTCCGGGCCATATGCGACCGCTACGGCATCCTCCTGGTCTTTGACGAGGTCATGACCGGCTTTGGCCGCGTGGGGGCGGCCTTCGCCGCGGAGCGGTTTGGGGTGGTACCGGACCTCATCACCTTCGCCAAGGGGGTGACCTCGGCCTACGTGCCCCTGGGCGGGGTGCTGGTGCGGGAGGGCCTGGCCCAGGCCTTTGACGAAACCCCCCTGCCCACGGGCCACACCTACGCGGGCCACCCCCTGGCGGTGGCCGCGGGGCTCGCCGCCCTCCGGGCCTACCAGGAGGAGGGGCTTTTTGAGCGGGCCAGGCGCATGGAGCCCTTCTTCCGCGAGGCCCTTTCCGCCCTCCTCGCCCACCCCTGGGTGGGGGAGGTCCGGGGCCTGGGGGCCTTCTACGGGGTGGAGCTCGTCCAGGACCGGGAGACCAAAGAACCCCTTTCCCCCTGGCACGCGCCCTTCAGTCCCCCCATGCAGGCCCTCCTGAAGGCCCTCTTCGCGGAAGGGGTGTACCTTCTCGCCAAGCACAACCTCCTGGTGGTGGCCCCGCCCCTCACCATCACCGAAGAGGAGTTCCTGGAAGGGGTGGAGCGCCTGGGCCGGGCCCTGAGGCGGGTGGAGGCGGAGGTTGTAAGGTAG
- a CDS encoding ABC-ATPase domain-containing protein, translated as MRRYADLLDLLRTLEGRPYPAYKDLKGSWVGEGFVLRFVHVQGDPFATPSVLEVRYPKEALGPYRVYANEAGRVAAEDFLLRSLKARLKALPHVGGSGASGRVSVAVESPKVLKRAGAHLGEGLSLRFRVGLPAAGRRILGREAERLFRALGEALRGFLPELDRKALLAHVHQAEDHRAIQEALKARGLVAFVGEGSVLPRESGVSQAPLKGAIPFESPPSLRVAFRTPHRGEVFGMGLPEGLTLITGGGFHGKTTLLEALVHGVFPHVPGDGREWVVTRRGAQRVQSEDGRSVVGVDLRPFVHDLPLGQDTRFFTTEDASGSTSLAAGILEALEMGAEVLFLDEDTSATNLLVRDARMQALVRRETLTPLLDRVGDLKALGVSLVLVVGGVGDYLELADTVVLMEGYRPREATLEAREVARAHPTGRVFGEPRYPLRVVPRAPLPESFDPRRGRKERVKGRGLRELLFGEEVVDLSALDLFEEAQVRALGALFKRLQALSDGKTPLKALAERALSGVEDLFFLEEAPELAEVRPLELAAAVNRLRSLEVRQVSGEG; from the coding sequence GTGCGTCGCTACGCGGACCTTCTAGACCTTCTCCGGACGCTGGAAGGCCGCCCCTACCCCGCCTATAAGGACCTGAAGGGGAGCTGGGTGGGGGAGGGGTTCGTTCTCCGCTTCGTCCACGTGCAGGGGGACCCCTTCGCCACCCCCTCGGTCCTGGAGGTGCGCTACCCCAAGGAGGCCCTGGGCCCCTATAGGGTTTACGCCAACGAGGCGGGCCGGGTGGCGGCGGAGGACTTTCTCTTGAGGAGCCTTAAGGCCCGTCTGAAGGCCCTGCCCCACGTGGGGGGCTCGGGGGCCTCGGGGCGGGTGAGCGTGGCGGTGGAAAGCCCCAAGGTGCTGAAGCGGGCGGGGGCCCATCTGGGCGAGGGCCTCTCCTTGCGCTTCCGGGTGGGCCTTCCCGCGGCGGGGCGGCGCATCCTGGGGCGGGAGGCGGAGCGGCTTTTCCGCGCCCTGGGGGAGGCCTTGAGGGGCTTCCTCCCGGAGCTTGACCGGAAGGCCCTTCTCGCCCACGTGCACCAGGCGGAGGACCATAGGGCCATCCAGGAGGCCTTAAAGGCGCGGGGCCTGGTGGCCTTCGTGGGGGAAGGAAGCGTTCTTCCCCGGGAGAGCGGGGTGAGCCAGGCGCCCCTCAAGGGGGCCATTCCCTTTGAGAGCCCTCCTTCCCTCCGGGTGGCCTTCCGCACCCCCCACCGGGGGGAGGTCTTTGGCATGGGCCTTCCTGAAGGGCTCACCCTCATCACCGGGGGCGGGTTCCACGGGAAGACCACCCTCCTCGAGGCCCTGGTCCACGGGGTCTTCCCCCACGTCCCGGGGGATGGGCGGGAGTGGGTGGTGACCCGAAGGGGGGCGCAGCGGGTCCAGTCGGAGGACGGGCGGAGCGTGGTGGGGGTGGACCTGAGGCCCTTCGTCCACGACCTGCCCCTGGGCCAGGACACCCGCTTCTTCACCACGGAGGACGCCTCGGGCTCCACCAGCCTGGCCGCGGGGATTCTGGAGGCCCTGGAGATGGGGGCGGAGGTCCTTTTCCTGGACGAGGACACCTCGGCCACCAACCTCCTGGTGCGGGACGCCCGCATGCAGGCCCTGGTCCGGCGGGAGACCCTCACCCCCCTTCTGGACCGGGTGGGGGACCTGAAGGCTTTGGGGGTGAGCCTGGTCCTGGTGGTGGGAGGGGTGGGGGACTACCTGGAGCTGGCGGACACCGTGGTCCTCATGGAGGGGTACCGGCCCAGGGAGGCCACCCTCGAGGCCCGCGAGGTGGCCCGGGCCCACCCCACGGGCCGGGTCTTCGGCGAGCCCCGCTACCCCCTTAGGGTCGTCCCCCGGGCCCCCCTCCCCGAAAGCTTTGACCCCAGGCGGGGCCGGAAGGAACGGGTGAAGGGCCGGGGCCTGCGGGAGCTCCTCTTCGGGGAAGAGGTGGTGGACCTCTCCGCCCTGGACCTCTTTGAGGAGGCCCAGGTGCGCGCCTTAGGGGCCCTTTTCAAGCGCCTCCAGGCCCTTTCGGACGGGAAGACCCCCCTGAAGGCCCTGGCGGAGCGCGCCCTTTCGGGGGTGGAGGACCTCTTCTTCCTGGAGGAGGCCCCGGAGCTCGCCGAGGTGCGCCCCCTGGAGCTCGCCGCCGCGGTGAACCGGCTGAGGAGCCTCGAGGTGCGGCAGGTGTCTGGAGAGGGGTAG
- the hemG gene encoding protoporphyrinogen oxidase, which produces MAQVVVVGGGWAGLSAALALKEAGAEVLLLEGNLRLGGKVRTHRQEGFLLEGGPDASVRYKKEVLELGERFGLEPVGTLPAKPSAYILKGGKAHPLPEGLLQVVPGDLRALAKTPLLSFSGKLRALLDLLLPRGGAPDEGLKAFVERRLGPEVYRALVAPLSGGIYGGEPDELSMRAAFPQLLELERKHRSLILGAMRARKARGSREGGSLFFSFREGLSALTRKMAEALSESVLLGTPALGLEAQGSRYRVHTPRGFLEAEAVVLATPAPQAAALLRPFLPEATALLKGIPHTPAATVSLAFAEALPLSGHGLLIAKGEGYRVRGFTWTHQKWPERAPEGFSLVRAYLSGEEARLGEAELIRLALEDLARFLGFTPKVHRAWAFRFPEGMPAYRVGHLERIERLEMALLKAPGVFLAGNYLEGVGLPEVVRSGRKAAARALAYLALEKAPG; this is translated from the coding sequence GTGGCTCAGGTCGTAGTGGTGGGCGGGGGCTGGGCGGGGCTTTCCGCCGCCCTCGCCCTCAAGGAGGCCGGGGCGGAGGTCCTCCTCCTGGAAGGGAACTTAAGGCTTGGGGGCAAAGTGCGCACCCACCGCCAGGAGGGCTTTCTCCTGGAGGGGGGGCCGGACGCCAGCGTGCGCTACAAGAAGGAGGTCTTGGAGCTTGGGGAGCGGTTTGGCCTGGAGCCCGTGGGGACCCTCCCCGCCAAGCCCTCGGCCTACATCCTCAAAGGGGGCAAGGCCCACCCCCTGCCCGAGGGCCTTCTCCAGGTGGTGCCGGGGGACCTGAGGGCCCTGGCCAAAACCCCTCTCCTCTCCTTCTCGGGGAAGCTTAGGGCCCTCTTAGACCTCCTCCTCCCCCGGGGTGGCGCCCCGGACGAGGGCCTGAAGGCCTTCGTGGAACGGCGGCTTGGGCCCGAGGTCTACCGGGCCCTGGTGGCCCCCTTGAGCGGGGGGATCTACGGGGGGGAGCCGGACGAGCTTTCCATGCGGGCGGCCTTCCCCCAGCTTTTGGAGCTGGAGCGGAAGCACCGGAGCCTCATCCTGGGGGCCATGCGGGCCAGGAAGGCCCGGGGGAGCCGGGAGGGGGGAAGCCTCTTCTTCTCCTTCCGGGAAGGGCTTTCCGCCCTCACCCGCAAGATGGCGGAGGCCCTTTCGGAAAGCGTCCTCCTCGGCACCCCGGCCCTAGGCCTCGAGGCCCAGGGAAGCCGCTACCGGGTCCACACCCCAAGGGGCTTCCTGGAGGCGGAGGCGGTGGTCCTGGCCACCCCGGCCCCCCAGGCGGCCGCGCTCTTAAGGCCCTTCCTCCCCGAGGCCACCGCCCTCTTAAAGGGCATCCCCCACACCCCCGCGGCCACGGTGAGCCTGGCCTTCGCCGAGGCGCTTCCCCTTTCCGGCCACGGCCTCCTCATCGCCAAGGGGGAGGGGTACAGGGTGCGGGGCTTCACCTGGACCCACCAGAAGTGGCCGGAAAGGGCCCCGGAAGGCTTCAGCCTGGTGCGGGCCTACCTCTCGGGGGAGGAGGCCCGCCTGGGCGAGGCCGAGCTCATCCGCCTGGCCCTGGAGGACCTCGCCCGCTTCCTTGGCTTTACGCCCAAGGTCCACCGGGCCTGGGCCTTCCGCTTCCCCGAGGGGATGCCCGCCTACCGGGTGGGGCACCTGGAGCGGATTGAGCGGCTGGAGATGGCCCTCCTCAAGGCCCCCGGGGTGTTCCTAGCGGGGAACTACCTGGAGGGGGTGGGCCTCCCCGAGGTGGTGCGCTCCGGCAGGAAGGCGGCCGCCAGGGCCCTGGCGTATCTGGCCTTGGAAAAGGCCCCGGGCTAG
- the hemH gene encoding ferrochelatase, producing the protein MNVLLMAYGTPYGPEDLEPYYTDIRRGKKPPHELLEELQGRYEAIGKSPLNEITLVQAIRLQALLNLEAPPYPRRLQGPFPPRAPQGPARVYVGTKHWLPSIGEAVAAMHEDGVRRAVAIVAAPHYSLRSVAEYKEKVEQALKGLPDPIEMVWVESYEAHPGLIACYARRVEEAIWRLREPKKAAFVFTAHSIPVAAVERGDPYPRQVEKTAELVAKRLGLPRFSVAYQSAGRTPEPWLGPDINEHLRALKEEGYEEVVVTAVGFPADHLEVFYDLDLEAQATAQEVGLRLLRTRSLNADLDYIQVLKDLVEAAWLRS; encoded by the coding sequence ATGAACGTCCTTCTCATGGCGTACGGCACCCCTTACGGCCCTGAGGACCTCGAGCCCTACTACACGGACATCCGCCGGGGCAAAAAGCCCCCCCATGAGCTCCTGGAGGAGCTCCAGGGCCGCTACGAGGCCATCGGCAAAAGCCCCCTGAACGAGATCACCCTGGTCCAGGCCATAAGGCTTCAGGCCCTCCTGAACCTCGAGGCCCCCCCCTACCCCCGCCGCCTCCAGGGGCCCTTCCCCCCCCGGGCCCCCCAGGGGCCGGCCCGGGTCTACGTGGGCACCAAGCACTGGCTCCCCTCCATCGGGGAGGCGGTGGCGGCCATGCACGAGGACGGGGTGCGGCGGGCGGTGGCCATCGTGGCCGCCCCCCACTACTCCTTAAGGAGCGTGGCCGAGTACAAGGAGAAGGTGGAGCAGGCCCTAAAGGGCCTCCCCGACCCCATAGAGATGGTCTGGGTGGAAAGCTACGAGGCCCACCCCGGCCTCATCGCCTGCTACGCAAGAAGGGTAGAGGAGGCCATCTGGCGGCTTAGGGAGCCGAAAAAGGCGGCCTTCGTCTTCACCGCCCACTCCATCCCCGTCGCCGCGGTGGAGCGGGGGGACCCCTACCCCAGGCAGGTGGAGAAGACGGCGGAGCTGGTGGCCAAGCGCCTGGGCCTCCCCCGCTTCAGCGTGGCCTACCAGTCCGCGGGCCGCACCCCCGAGCCCTGGCTCGGCCCCGACATCAACGAGCACCTGAGGGCCCTTAAGGAGGAGGGGTACGAGGAGGTGGTGGTGACCGCGGTGGGCTTCCCCGCGGACCACCTGGAGGTCTTCTACGACCTGGACCTCGAGGCCCAGGCCACGGCCCAGGAGGTGGGCCTAAGGCTCCTCCGCACCCGGAGCCTGAACGCCGACCTGGACTACATCCAGGTCCTGAAGGACCTGGTGGAGGCGGCGTGGCTCAGGTCGTAG
- the hemE gene encoding uroporphyrinogen decarboxylase: MGGVDDLILRAARGEPTPRPPVWFMRQAGRYQASYRRIRERYSLVEIVREPELCVEVTLLPVRELGVDAAILFADITTPLYGMGVDLSLVEGKGPVIHRPIRTSEDVEALRPLEPEEAVPFVLESIRRLKEVLKVPLIGFAGAPFTLASYLVEGGPSRHFLEVKGLMYREEALWHRLMEKLTEAMARYLLAQKAAGADLLQVFDSWVGALAPADYRRYVKPHMERLFGMLKGAGPVIHFGVGTMGLLKDMQEAGGEVIGLDHHTPLPWARGVLGDTPVQGNLDPALLFAPKEVIRREVGRILAENAGRPGHIFNLGHGILPKTPEEHVRYVVELLKEGR, translated from the coding sequence ATGGGGGGCGTGGACGATCTGATCCTTAGGGCCGCCCGGGGGGAGCCCACCCCCCGCCCCCCGGTCTGGTTCATGCGCCAGGCCGGGCGCTACCAGGCCTCCTACCGGCGCATCCGGGAGCGCTACAGCCTGGTGGAGATCGTGAGGGAACCCGAGCTTTGCGTGGAGGTCACCCTGCTGCCGGTGCGGGAACTGGGGGTGGACGCAGCCATCCTCTTCGCGGACATCACCACCCCCCTCTACGGCATGGGGGTGGACCTGAGCCTGGTGGAGGGGAAGGGGCCCGTGATCCACCGCCCCATCCGCACCTCGGAGGATGTGGAGGCCCTAAGGCCCTTGGAGCCCGAGGAGGCCGTGCCCTTCGTCCTGGAGAGCATCAGGCGCCTCAAGGAGGTGCTAAAGGTGCCCCTCATCGGCTTCGCCGGGGCCCCCTTCACCCTGGCGAGCTACCTGGTGGAGGGGGGGCCAAGCCGGCACTTCCTGGAGGTGAAGGGCCTCATGTACCGGGAGGAGGCCCTCTGGCACCGCCTCATGGAGAAGCTCACCGAGGCCATGGCCCGCTACCTCCTGGCCCAGAAAGCGGCAGGGGCCGACCTCCTCCAGGTCTTTGACTCCTGGGTGGGGGCCCTTGCCCCTGCGGACTACCGCCGCTACGTGAAGCCCCACATGGAAAGGCTTTTCGGGATGCTAAAAGGGGCGGGGCCCGTGATCCACTTCGGCGTGGGCACCATGGGCCTCCTTAAGGACATGCAGGAGGCGGGGGGGGAGGTCATCGGCCTGGACCACCACACCCCCCTCCCCTGGGCCCGGGGGGTCCTGGGGGACACCCCCGTGCAGGGCAACCTGGACCCCGCCCTCCTCTTCGCCCCCAAGGAGGTGATCCGGCGGGAGGTGGGGCGGATCCTGGCGGAAAACGCAGGCCGCCCCGGACACATCTTCAACCTGGGGCACGGGATTCTGCCCAAGACCCCAGAAGAACACGTGCGCTACGTGGTAGAACTCCTGAAGGAGGGAAGATGA